The window atctaggagacaccactctccaaaaagtaataaatggtgcgttgatgatgaactccttgctcttgtgcttcaaatgatagtctccccaacactcaactctctctcataggatttggatctggtggaaagagggtttgagtggaaagcaacttggggaaggctagagatcaagattcatatggtaggaatggaatatcttggcctcaacacatgagtaggtggttctctctcagaaatggtaagttggaaatgtaggttcgttctgatggctctctccacgaatgaagaggaggtggaggggtatatatagcctccacacaaaatctaaccgttacacacaatttaccaaactcggtgggaccgattcaacagactcggtcagaccgatttagtaaacctagtgaccgttagtgattttcggtgggactgacatgcatctcggtgagaccaattcggttagggttagggcataacataatctcggtaagaccgattacacaaactcggtgagaccgattttggtaataagctttccagagagttggtcaggtaaactcggtgggaccgatttgctcttttcggtgagaccgaaatgttacaaaagggaaacagagagtttacattgccaatcctttgtccttagtattttgagggatccactttcatcatccatgccatgccattcattgagctttcctgaaataatagtcttggaatagcattagctcaatgagctatatgttgttatgaattaccaaaaccacctagggatagttgcactttcaaagttTGTTGATGGCAAATAAGCAAATTCTCTACACAATACTGCACCTGCTTCATAATCCAGGAGGATCGTTGTCTCTCAAGCCCTGTAGGCGACTAGGTAGCTGCGTTCCTTCCAGCTTACCTTGCTCGTCGATGCCCCGACAGTTAAGGCCACGGCAGCTCAGATCTGTGTCCCTCCAGTCCTTGCTTGCCGGCGTTGCTGGATGTCGTCGTTCCAAGATCCCCGCTTGGTTCGCCTTGTCGCCCGCCCTACCTTGTACGTCTCAAAGTCTCCCCCTTTTGCCAGATCCTATGCTCGCGGGTTTGGAGGCGTTGCCACCCTCCGACGGCAGGTGCAGCCCCGCCAACCCCTTCCTGACATGGTGGTTCAGATCAACGTTGGCCTCCCGATCTTCGATTCTGGACTCGGCGGCTATGGGATCGCTCAGCTTCAGGCCAGGGAGAGATCCCTGCTCGGCTTGCCGGTGCTGGTAGCGACGGTGCCTGCGGGTGTCGTTTTCCTCCTTGGAGGCGCTGCCAAGGCCTTCAGCTGCACCCCTCTTTGagctcaggggaaaccctaggtccgggTCCCTCGGACCGGATAGTGATGGTGTCTCGGTGTCATATTCCTTCTTGAAGGCACTATCTTGATCGTTCGCGGTGTCCCCGGTTATGGCTCGGATGATGTTGGAGTTCTCGTTGGCTTGGCATTGCCGCCCTTGGCTCGGGTCTGGTAGGTTTAACTGTGTTGTATCCTCTGTACGGGCTGAGCATCCCTTGTCCCCCTGCTCCGGGCACCATGTACACACCTGCCTGCGTTCGTGTCATGTGTTGTATCCCTGTGTACTCACTGCACTgcttctatcaatgaaatgatacgcaagctttgcgtattcgcgaaaaaagatAATGATGATAAGAGCATGATGCAAAGAACACACGCAACATGAGCCCCTACCATCGGTTAATGGATGACATGTTTGTGAGTGGTTCTATGAGGAGACCTACGGCTACACGATATGAGACTCTTAGCTATCCGATCGTTTtccaaaaataaatataaataaaaagTTTGTTAAAATAAATACTCcatccgtcctaaaataagtgactcaactttgtattaaacttgtacggagggagtataacaaGAAGAGTCGTGTAATCAAGGTCACCACGGTTTCAATGATGGTCCCAAAAGCCCTGTCGGCGACGAGCATAGATTTATTTGCGTATTTTACTAACTATATAATCGATTTTTTATGACATAACACGGTCTTGAAGATGATATTTTGACCATCAAATGTTACCTTATAAAATCGAAAACTAATCAATATTATCAGGAATAGGAGGTTGAACTAGTTAAAATATTTCTAAAAGCCAACCTTTTTTTTTGACATGTTCTAAAAGCCACCCTTGAAATCATGACAAACGCGCTCACACAAAAtaggaaaagaaaaacagaacaaccAGGTTGCTTGCAGCAGGGCGCCAAGCCCTCCACCTCCAACAACCAGAGCGCACTCATGAGCAAGCCAGGCGGTGCGATGGAACCCCTGGGCGCAGCGCGGAGGAGGCCTCCCGCCATGGCCGCGCCCGCGCTCCTccccctcctgctcctcctcctcacgcTCGCCCTGTCCTCCTGCGGCGGCGCGGCCGCCGCCTCCGGGGCTCCGGTCGGGGAGGATTACGTCCGGCCGCCGGCCCGGCCCCGCGGGGGCCAGCGGAAGGCCCTCCTCGGCCTCTTCCCCTGGAGCAAGAAGAAGGCCTCCGCTTCCGCCTCCGATCCCCAGCAGGTGACGTGACCTCTCGCGCTCTTTGCTCTTGGATCGCTCCATCCCAAGGGGATTGGCGACGCTTTGGGAAGAAGAAAAGAAATggactttttctttctttcttgattAGACTGCGAGTTAGCGGCTGGATCGTCCCGAGGTTATTTCTTCCTGTGATTGTTAAGCTGAATCGACGATTCCGTGTTGTGGCTGGCCGTTTCTTGATACACTCCCTGGTTGTTAAGTATATATATTGAGTATTCTGGGGTTAAATCACAGGATCGAGCTGATCTATTGTACGGTGAATTAATTTAGCTCTGAACTATAGTATACTATAATCACCATACAATAGATCAGCTCTgaactagtagtagtactaaacTGTGGTTGTCTTATTAGAGGCTACTTGTCCTCAGATGTCTCGTTAGACAATTTGCTGGACATATCTTAATTCCAGTCTTGGATGATAGTGTATTTTGATGGTGAGGTTCAACTTTTTGTGTGTGTCTATTTGAGTACTTTAGACTACTGTGCGTCTGTGCTATTCTAATTATATATGCCATGTAGCCTGGATTGAACTGATCAATTTGCCATAGACAAGTACAGATGATGGAAGCGTGCATAGTGCAGGTTATGTTGAATTGGCAGCATCTTGATTTTGTATTTGATCGTGTCACATAGTAGTATTTTATGTATGTTTGGACTTGCACACAGGCTCATTTACCTTCCAGTTAATTTAATCTACCCCTGTCCCAGACAGATTTATGTCTTGCCTTGGTGCCGATACCCGGAACCCGTCTAGTTCCGCAGTGTTCAGTTTCCTGAATTCACTTGATCCCAGAAGTTTACAGTTTTATGTACCAGATCCTGTGTGTTATCCCACAGTACTTGCAAAGTCCTCATTCATAGCTTTGGTGTTATACTTTTTTGCTACTGTAAAGTTCATCAACTGCTGAACTCTGTGCTATAATATGTTTTACAGGTGCACATTTCGCTATCTGGAGAGAAGCACATGAGAATTACATGGGTCACAGATGATAACTCTGTCCCCTCAGTTGTGGAATATGGAACTACGTCCAACACATACACATCCTCATCTAATGGAGAAAGCACGTCCTACAGCTACTTAATGTACAGCTCGGGAAAGATCCACCATGTTGTTATTGGACCTCTTGAAGACAACAGTATATACTACTACCGATGCGGAGGACGAGGTTCAGAGTTCCAACTTAAGACACCCCCCTCCCAGTTCCCGCTGTCATTGGCTGTTGTAGGCGATCTTGGGCAGACCAGTTGGACAACATCAACATTAAACCACATTAAgcaatgtgaatatgacatgcttttaCTTCCTGGTGATCTCTCTTATGCTGATTATATGCAACATTTGTGGGATACCTTTGGTGAGTTGGTGGAGCCACTTGCTAGCACCCGGCCCTGGATGGTGACACAAGGCAACCATGAAAAGGAGAGGATACCATTTTTGAAGTCTGGATTTCAATCATATAATGCACGATGGAAGATGCCTTATGAAGAGAGTGGTTCCACATCAAATTTGTACTACTCATTTGAGGTTGCAGGGGTGCATGTTATAATGCTAGGCTCTTATACAGATTATGATGAGAGTTCGGATCAGTATGCTTGGCTTAAGGTTCGTAACTTCCTAACTCCATGTCATATTGCATTGCAGCTGCTGCTAGTTTCTGAATATCATTTAAGATGTTCTCCTAAAGAATTAAAGTATTTCTTTACTAGTACTCTGCTAGAAAGGTAGAGTGACCGTTCATAGTTACACCTACACTCGGAACTTATGTTAATTTTTTTGTAACTGATATGAGTTAATTTTTGGTCGGTGTATTCTTCCATTTTATCTTAAACGCGATGTGCTTAGCTTAAAAGTTAAATCATTTTTACTGACAGAAGACCGCCTTTTCTGCTTTACAGGCTGATCTTGCCAACATAGATAGAAAGAGGACCCCGTGGCTCGTTGTTCTGTTGCATGTGCCATGGTATAACAGCAACTGGGCTCATCAGGGTGAAGGTGACAGTATGATGAGCGCGATGGAGCCTTTGCTACATGCCGCTCATGTGGATATTATAATCTCAGATCACGTGCACGCTTATGAACGCACGGTATGACTCCTTGCAGATCACCAGTAGCACACCACTGTTCAAATTTGAGCCTCTGGCCATGTAACTCAGTTACGTAAAGGTTTCAGATGACCATTCGCTGTTTGTGCAGGAGCGAGTCTACAAAGGCGGGATTAATCCATGTGGTGCTGTTCATATAACTATCGGCGATGGTGGAAACCGGGAAGGCTTGGCCCGCAGGTACCTTTGCCCTCCTCGTTGTTAGTGCATCTGAATCCAAATCGCTTTAGTGCCACTAGATTGATATGCCTATCTTGGTATCTTCAGGTACCATAACCCGAAACCCCTCTGGTCGGTGTTCCGGGAAGCGAGCTTTGGGCACGGCGAGCTAAAGATCGTCAACTCCACGCACGCGCACTGGACTTGGCACAGGAATGACGATGAAGAGCCGGTGAGAACAGATGACGTCTGGATAACCTCGCTGGCTGGTTCGCAGTGCGTCCAGGACAGCAGCCGTGAGTTCAGGAAGATACTCATGTCCCCTTGAGACGATCATTCGGGTCGATATATAACTTAGTCTGAAAAGAGCTTGCCATGTAGTAGTACTGTAtatgtatatatgtgtgtgtaaGACTACCTGCTAAACCATAGCCTGATAAGCTTTTTGCTGTATATGGGTAAACCAATGAGAACATGTACTCCATGTCATAGTTGGCCTGTTTTAACCGCTCAGTATGATATGAAATGCTGATTCAGAAAACAACATCTGGACTGAAACTGCATCCAGAAGAAGTCGAGAGAAATTATTATGGCTTGCAGTTCTCATCCTTGCAGCGTCGCTGGTCGGCGATCATCGACTCGAAGACGGCCAGAACACGATCCAACTCTGCCTCGTCCTCCCCAAGCTCCTTCATGGCGACGACGATGCTCTCGATGGTCGACAGGCACCCGGCCTTGGGCTCATGCCTCACCTCGCCGTACAGGCTGACACCATCTGCTTCCACCTTCACGTGCGGCACGAGCTGCAGCCATGGGTTCTCGTGGTACATCCGGTGCGCCTTCGCCCAGGTGCCATCCAGCACGATCAGATGTTTGACTAGTACCTGGTGATCTGAAGCTGCGTCGATGGCGGTCGCGCGCTGGCATGGGAACAGCAGGGCCGAGTGCGGCGGTATGGCGATGGAGAACTCATGTTGgagctccggcgacggcgaggcttGGTCGCCTGTGCTACGTCTGGGCTTGTTGTTCTGTGTCTTGGTGACGGTGAAGCCGTTGGAGACGGCGAGTTTGGCAAGAGGAGAACATCTTGACGGCCACCTGATCTTGGGGTTCGCGCCGACGCCGCGCTCGATGTCGATCATGAGCTGCTTCTCCGTGTAAGCGATGGAGCACTTGTCCATGGTTTCCACCGTCCAAGCTTCTCCAATGGCGGCACCGGCTTCAGCATTTTCAGTTTCTCCGCCTCCAAGTCCAATATTCGTTGTGAGGAGGAAGCTGGCGCGGTGGGCGACGTCGGCGACCTGGGCGACGGCGAGGTTGCggaggccgaggcgggcgacgcggACGGAGCTGAGCGGGTGCTGGGCCTCCGTGGGGTGCTGCAGCACAGTGACGCCGACGGCGCTGTCCAGCGGGGGCCCGCGGAGGCGGCCGCAGAGGCAGACGCGGAGGGGCTTCGTGCAGACGGCGCACACGGGGCGGCGGGGGCGCTGGCCGGGCTCCCGGCAAAGTTGCGGGTCGCTCGCCGCCATGGCCACGGGTGCCGAGGTCGGCAGTGTTGCTGCTGCTCGGTTGGGGGTGGCGGCCGAGTAGGGGGGCTTTGGATGCAGTGGAAAAATGGAGGATTTGAACTGATGCCCCGTTCGGATTCGGATTGGCGAAATTCCAAGAGAATTAGTAGTGCGGAAGATCGGCATTTTTGCCAAAAAGAGATCTCAGCGGCATGCGGGAAGCTCGCCTCGCTGCTTCAAACGAGTGGATGGGGCGACGAGAAGATTTGTTCCTCACCATAAAAATGCGGGGTCCATTTGTCTGTcggtgacatgagatgaaatgatgaAACTAAGCAAACGGTGCTCCAGTATGAATTTTAGGATTAGCAAATGAGAGTGCTAGTCGCCACTTTCCTCCGGTGGAATTGGTTTGTGGTTTGTGTCTTGTGGGTTGTGTCTTGGATTTTCATGTTGCGCCTACGTCTCTTTCATCTGAAGTCTGTGTTATGTAAATCGAAAAACCCGATTCACTTTTTCTCGAGGAATCTGCACAAGCATTGACTTTTCATATGAAAAAGAAAGAGGGTGGCTCATGTACAAGATGGTGACACGGTTTTAGGGAACATGCAGAAACCCCCAAACCCGAAAACCTCAACTAGCCTAGGCCCGACGAACGCTAAATCGTGTTGCTTCATGCCCTCGAAGGTTAGCGGCGACACCTCAAGGTGGGCGACTCGAGTACCATTGAAGATGTGATTGTTTCTTTCCTTCTATAATAAGTTAAAAAAAGTGTAGAGAAGGTGttgctatggtgacttcataatttCTTTGACTTCTTGAAGCACCNNNNNNNNNNNNNNNNNNNNNNNNNNNNNNNNNNNNNNNNNNNNNNNNNNNNNNNNNNNNNNNNNNNCAATGCCCAGGGTCCATGATTGTTAGAGTAGTCATGTTATGCTCCCCGCTTCAGGAAACATGCCTCAGATTTGCGACCGTCCAAATGAGCAATCACATCGAAGGTTGGTCACAGTCTTTGAGGCCTGGAGGCAAAGCTAACAACGAGGGGCATGAATAGTGGCAGAGCTTCATTGGGACCAACCTCGCCCATGGCCCCCAGCTCACAACAAAATTTATGTATATCCCTTAGTATTAGGCCTATTTATCCACTAAAATTCACCCCAAAGTACTTATGTTTGGCCCCTCCACGATTTTGGCTCAAGCTCCGCCATTGGTCAAGAGGCCATCCCTACACGGCGAGCATGTCAGTAGTGAGAATCCTTTCGTGCAGCACCAACAAGGAGAAAATTTTGCACTTTCGGTCAACATGGGCGGACCAGATCTTGGAAGAGTCGAAGTTTGAGTGGGAGCCATGGAATTCTGTCGCGTAAGCCAAGGTCGAGGAGTACATTCCAGAAGTGGTTAGTTTCCAGCCAATGGAGGCATGCTGGTCCGAGATGAGTTGGGTATGTTGAATCCATCCCAACATGTGAACAAAGTCACCCAGTTGCACCATGATGGTAATGCATGCGATCACACAGATCCAGTTGTTGTTGTCAAACTCCTTCTAAACAAATCAATTCTTTCCAGTAGCAATCTTGAAAAGTTTTGGCCACACATGCTTAACTTGCTCATGATCACTCCAATTATCATGCTAGAATAAAGCCATGTCGCCATTGTCGGTGGTTATGATTGCAGAAGCCCGAAAAAGATCCATATTTGTATGTTCACATGGGAGCTATGAGCCCACCCATGGGTGGTTGAGGTCAGTCCACTGCGGCCAAGGCCATCAGAAGCACAATGCCCTACCAAATATGTCCATGTTGGCAATACCGAGGGCAGCAAGCATCTTTGGATGACACATGGTTTTCCAGCTCATAATAGAATGGCCCACCGTAACTTCTCACAGTCGTCCCACTGGTAGATATTACGCATGATCCTGTCCAACTTATTTAAGGCCCATTTAGGAAAATGAAGCGCCATGAGGTGATATATCATAGTTGCCAGTGTGGACATATTTAGCGATGATGATTCTCCAAGGGAGCAATAGATTTTCCCCTTTCCACCCAGCCAAAACCTAGTCGAGATCTTATCGAAGATGGATTTTAGCTCCATTCGATGAAGGGACAGAAGTGCAGAGGGAGGTATAGACACCAACTCAGCAATGAAGTGATCTTTGTCAAGAAAGCCGAGAGAAACATCATTCTATTCGATGTTAGCACATTCGATTAGGAAAATCTCAAACCTCGCCAGATCAGCAACCAGCCCCACTCATCGCACCAAAGTAGTCATGGATAGCAGAAATGGAACGAACTTACTCCCTTTTAGGGTTAGTCTGATTTTTTGGTGAAGCTAGTTCTACCTCAACAACAGGATCTGCAAATGGattttcaacttaacagtctctgctTCAATTTGTGATGAAAGGTCGACTAGTTTTCACCGAATATTCGCAAATGGAGAATAGGTTGGCTTAGGTCTTGCCTACCCTAGTCTCGATCTGACAGAGTACCTTTATGAAGAAGTGTTGCATTTATGACAAATTCATGTTTGTCCAGAACCTCATCAAGCAGCTACATCGGTCGAACACTCTGGGCCTTTCCTCGGATTGGACAACTTTAAGGCCTTCGATTCTGTCCACTAGTCATACTTGCTCGAGGTTCTCCATGGCTTGAGTTTTGAGCAACATTGTAGGAACTCACTCTGCATGCCCCTGCCAACTTCATCTTCAAGGATCCTCATGAATAGCAACCCGATAAGCCTTTCGCCCATGCTCGGGGCCTATGACAGGGGCCCCTGCCATAGACCTGCTCCAGAAGCTTTTGTAGGTGGGCGTCCTTAAGCCAGTCGCACGCTCGCTCGACAATCTTCATGATCTCCCTTGCAAAATGGGATTGGCTAGGAAGGCTAAGCCTTGGTTTGGCGGTCACGGCTTCAATTCGCGGTGGTATTCATTGATAGATAAACTCCCTTCCCGCGAAACAGCAGCAACGTCCCCAACCCCGTAGTGTCGTCTTGTAAGTTAGTCATAGTGGAGAAGACAATGTATATGGACAGAAGCACAGAAGATGGAGATTGTTTAGGCAAGAATACAATGAAGAATACACGATCATATTTTTAAAATCTTGAATATTTTTTATTTCACAAACATTTTGTTTGAAGTCATGATTTCTTTTGTAATATGCGAATAGtttaaattcacgaacattttatgatttcctgaacatttttaaattcacaaacattttatgatttttCGATTTTAAAAAACTCATAAATTTTTtaaatttggattttttttgaaaatcctAAATTAATTAAAACAAGAGAATAAAAACAGAAATGAGAAAAAAAAGCAAAACATAAAAAGAGAAAAACAGGGAGCGTCACGCCCTGCAAAAAGGGCTGACCCATGAAGGCGAGGGGAGGATGAGGGGCGCTTGATATataagagagaaaaagagaaaaataatggTAGAAGAACCAGGGATCAAACCCCGGTCTTGCATGAGAAAGACTGAAGTCTCAGCCACTATGATGCATGTGTACTTGTGATAGTGACGAGGGTATCACACTATAAGCACCATTActcgagaaaaaaaatcaaatccaATTGCTATCTTCGGCGTAGTGGGTAATTTGTGACAATTTCAGGGAGTAATTTTAGGACGGACGGGCAGAATCACTAATGAGTTTATTATTGGTATATAGATAGGATAAAGTTGAGCCGAAAGGTTTCAATTTCTACCTGATAATAAAGCACGTATCACTTCTGTTTGCCCGTCACGCCTTTTTGCAAAAAACCTCATAGTTTGACCCGCAGTCCATCTTTAAGTCAGGACGACTTATTTTTCTCACTTTACATAAAAACCCTTGACTTTTATACTAATCAACCCGAAGTTCAAATTCAAGTCACGACGAAATGTTTTCTGAATTTTGACATAAACCCCCTTAATATTTGTGTTAATCAACCCGCAGTCCATCTGGAATAATTATTTCTCAAACTAATAATATCTTTTAAACCCTAACTTCAATttcaacatgttatatatgaaatttgattaaaaaATGTGTAAAATCTAAATATGATATTACTTTTATCTATAAACTATTAAAAAATTGCTATTTAGGGTGGAACCTAAATCAATGGCGCATGATCCGTCATTCCTTCGTACCTACGTCGACTCGTATTGCAAATGAACATGTCACACACATTGCTCTGTGTTGCTTGGCAAGGAGTGAGTGAGGGAAATGATTACAATGAATCAATTACAATTCGTAGGCATGTTGTGCTTCCGCCAGCTTCTCTCTTTGGTACATGTCCGATGATCGAAGACCCTACATACATGTTTTTATGGGCGAAATCCACACGCGTACTTACCAACGGACTACACAATTTTCTTTTTATAGTGAGTACACAAGTAATGTTTATATCATATAGCCATATACATACActtataaaattcatgaacatcGAAAAAATCCAAACAATTCTTGTGATAGTCATGAACGATTAATATTTAAACGGATACATaggttcttaatttatgttttatcCGCTGCATGAGACGGTGGCACATATAAACTTTCTTCAATAGACTTAGTTTATATACTCGGCCTCCTTAGTGTTGAACGGCACCGGCCGATTGCTATCTGACTCTGGCCGTAGGTGCACGCCATCAATATTACAAGTCAGAACCAAAATTGAATCGAAATGAGAACAGTGGCTCGGATAAAAAAATTATTTActatcccgttgcaatgcacgggcatgtttgctaattCAAAATAAATTCATGAGGGTGCGATATCTGATTAAGATCCACCCAACGTGAAGAAATTGGTTAATCGGCAAAAATATATGaatctatacctaataataaaggggctattgcttaagttgcaaaatattacccaccaatgccacctatAAGTGATAAAAAAAATGTTTTACAGCGGGGAATCCCCCGCCTGGGCCGGCCCATGCTGTGAGGACCTCCTATACCACGCCCTGCGCGCTGGGAGAGGACGCAGAATGCCTGTTTTGGCCGGCCCAAGTCTGGGCGGCCTGTTTTTAAAATTTcgtttctttttttc is drawn from Triticum dicoccoides isolate Atlit2015 ecotype Zavitan chromosome 6B, WEW_v2.0, whole genome shotgun sequence and contains these coding sequences:
- the LOC119322479 gene encoding purple acid phosphatase 18-like yields the protein MSKPGGAMEPLGAARRRPPAMAAPALLPLLLLLLTLALSSCGGAAAASGAPVGEDYVRPPARPRGGQRKALLGLFPWSKKKASASASDPQQVHISLSGEKHMRITWVTDDNSVPSVVEYGTTSNTYTSSSNGESTSYSYLMYSSGKIHHVVIGPLEDNSIYYYRCGGRGSEFQLKTPPSQFPLSLAVVGDLGQTSWTTSTLNHIKQCEYDMLLLPGDLSYADYMQHLWDTFGELVEPLASTRPWMVTQGNHEKERIPFLKSGFQSYNARWKMPYEESGSTSNLYYSFEVAGVHVIMLGSYTDYDESSDQYAWLKADLANIDRKRTPWLVVLLHVPWYNSNWAHQGEGDSMMSAMEPLLHAAHVDIIISDHVHAYERTERVYKGGINPCGAVHITIGDGGNREGLARRYHNPKPLWSVFREASFGHGELKIVNSTHAHWTWHRNDDEEPVRTDDVWITSLAGSQCVQDSSREFRKILMSP
- the LOC119322480 gene encoding uncharacterized protein LOC119322480; this encodes MPIFRTTNSLGISPIRIRTGHQFKSSIFPLHPKPPYSAATPNRAAATLPTSAPVAMAASDPQLCREPGQRPRRPVCAVCTKPLRVCLCGRLRGPPLDSAVGVTVLQHPTEAQHPLSSVRVARLGLRNLAVAQVADVAHRASFLLTTNIGLGGGETENAEAGAAIGEAWTVETMDKCSIAYTEKQLMIDIERGVGANPKIRWPSRCSPLAKLAVSNGFTVTKTQNNKPRRSTGDQASPSPELQHEFSIAIPPHSALLFPCQRATAIDAASDHQVLVKHLIVLDGTWAKAHRMYHENPWLQLVPHVKVEADGVSLYGEVRHEPKAGCLSTIESIVVAMKELGEDEAELDRVLAVFESMIADQRRCKDENCKP